A stretch of the Xylocopa sonorina isolate GNS202 chromosome 12, iyXylSono1_principal, whole genome shotgun sequence genome encodes the following:
- the LOC143430008 gene encoding uncharacterized protein LOC143430008: protein MKISGRFSAEAFRGNRQVFQAIKGDQRGWTTSLQRGGNPSVYFVERRGKGVSLRAATARNFAEMEFLQNHHTVNTSEPPYTLGTGSVGSIEATIPSGLCTGPLEVLSSEDTLTDNQNEETLGALQGTLRLQDLQNSPEDIGGDQSQQIQNSGHNQVVSEFGASFWVDDMAGFPLPPLDLDPLPPGLFSPCSGTYNWGCSRGECAPRTSNANGEGVADVLLSLKHAVVHPGSPTGGYYSTGGPSHHYSQDYTQNLGPPVPPTHYTSTPAMSVNVSMNMTMNMNMHTGYEQSYSSAWGVEPLLSPAQPYNAVEQQRVNQPPANSLISASNHPHSHPPAHGHPRLQLTGEHALCIGATGNPVTPDDNGRPNLCRICGKSYARPSTLKTHLRTHSGEKPFRCHACSKAFSQAANLTAHARTHSGEKPFRCPVCDRRFSQSSSVTTHMRTHSGERPYRCRFCKKAFSDSSTLTKHLRIHSGEKPYQCKLCLLRFSQSGNLNRHMRVHGGSLT, encoded by the exons ATGAAAATATCTGGCAGATTTTCTGCAGAAGCCTTTAGAGGAAACCGGCAGGTCTTCCAAGCCATAAAG GGAGACCAGAGGGGCTGGACCACATCTCTACAGAGAGGAGGCAATCCGTCCGTGTATTTTGTCGAGAGGCGAGGGAAGGGGGTGTCTCTAAGGGCGGCTACGGCCAgaaatttcgcagagatggAGTTTCTGCAGAATCATCACACGGTGAACACCTCCGAACCGCCGTACACCCTTGGCACAG GTTCGGTAGGAAGCATCGAGGCCACCATACCTTCCGGCCTCTGCACTGGGCCGTTGGAAGTGCTGTCCAGCGAGGACACCTTAACAGACAACCAGAACGAGGAGACTCTGGGCGCCCTGCAGGGCACCCTGCGCCTCCAGGATCTGCAGAACTCCCCGGAGGACATAGGTGGTGACCAAAGCCAACAGATTCAAAACAGCGGGCACAATCAAGTGGTCAGCGAATTCGGCGCCAGTTTCTGGGTCGACGACATGGCTGGCTTTCCATTACCGCCGCTGGACCTGGATCCTTTGCCTCCTGGTCTATTCAGCCCGTGCTCGGGTACCTACAA TTGGGGTTGCAGCAGAGGTGAATGCGCGCCAAGAACGAGCAACGCGAACGGGGAAGGTGTTGCGGACGTGTTGCTATCGTTGAAACACGCGGTGGTCCATCCAGGAAGTCCAACCGGTGGATACTACTCCACTGGTGGACCGAGCCATCATTACTCCCAGGATTACACGCAAAATCTCGGACCACCTGTCCCACCTACACATTATACGTCCACTCCAGCCATGTCTGTGAACGTATCCATGAATATGACCATGAACATGAACATGCACACTGG GTACGAGCAAAGTTATTCGTCGGCTTGGGGCGTGGAGCCCCTGTTAAGTCCCGCCCAGCCGTACAATGCCGTGGAGCAGCAGAGGGTGAATCAACCCCCGGCCAATAGCCTGATCAGCGCCAGCAACCATCCGCATTCCCATCCCCCGGCGCACGGCCATCCCAGGCTGCAACTGACGGGCGAGCATGCGCTCTGCATAGGCGCCACCGGAAACCCAGTCACGCCCGACGACAACGGGAGACCTAACCTCTGCAGAATCTGCGGCAAGTCGTACGCGCGGCCCAGCACCCTCAAGACGCACCTCAGAACGCACTCTGGGGAGAAACCGTTTAG gtGTCACGCGTGTTCGAAGGCATTTAGTCAAGCCGCGAATTTAACCGCCCACGCGAGAACTCATTCCGGAGAAAAACCTTTCCGATGTCCCGTGTGCGATCGAAGATTTTCGCAAAGCAGCTCCGTAACCACACACATGAGAACGCATTCGGGGGAACGTCCGTATAG ATGTCGATTCTGCAAGAAAGCATTCTCGGACAGTTCTACTTTAACCAAACATCTTCGTATTCATTCCGGCGAGAAACCGTACCAGTGTAAGCTGTGCTTGCTGAGGTTCAGCCAGAGCGGTAATCTCAACAGGCATATGAGAGTCCACGGCGGCTCTCTGACGTGA